The following proteins come from a genomic window of Companilactobacillus pabuli:
- the phnW gene encoding 2-aminoethylphosphonate--pyruvate transaminase, with amino-acid sequence MVEKNYLLLTPGPLTTSEEVKQAMDFDYCTWDDDYKKITQSFRHSLLEVAQVSDEEYTAVPIQGSGTYGVESVISSTISDDDTLLIAMNGAYGKRIGEMADIYGINHVDLVVDERQPITLEAVTKCLDANPDVTHFAMIHCETTTGILNPIEDIVPYVSGRGVTTIVDAMSSFGGIPIDVKANKIDYLISSSNKCIQGVPGFSFVIARKEVLEKAKGMARTLSLDLYGQYIEMERNNGKWRFTSPTHVVHAFYEALKELKEEGGVQARHQRYENNQKHLARGMEELGFKVLIDEKFQSPIITSFIYPTEDFDFRAFYQQLKSDGFVIYPGKISQVPTFRIGNIGEVYDEDITKLLLAIKEITE; translated from the coding sequence ATGGTAGAAAAAAATTATTTACTCTTAACTCCTGGACCCTTAACAACCAGCGAAGAAGTAAAGCAAGCAATGGACTTTGATTACTGTACTTGGGATGATGATTATAAAAAAATCACTCAATCATTTCGCCATTCGCTTTTAGAAGTTGCACAAGTAAGTGACGAAGAGTATACGGCAGTCCCTATCCAAGGTAGTGGTACTTACGGTGTCGAATCAGTAATTAGTTCTACAATTTCAGATGATGATACTTTATTGATTGCCATGAATGGTGCTTATGGTAAGCGTATTGGAGAAATGGCAGATATATACGGTATCAATCATGTTGATCTAGTCGTTGATGAAAGACAACCAATTACTTTAGAAGCAGTTACAAAATGTTTGGATGCTAATCCTGACGTAACTCATTTTGCGATGATCCACTGTGAAACTACAACTGGAATTTTGAATCCGATTGAAGATATAGTTCCTTACGTTAGTGGCAGAGGAGTAACAACAATTGTAGATGCTATGAGTAGTTTTGGTGGCATTCCAATTGATGTTAAGGCTAATAAGATTGATTATTTAATCAGTAGTTCTAATAAATGTATCCAAGGTGTACCAGGATTCTCATTTGTGATTGCCAGAAAAGAAGTTTTGGAAAAAGCTAAAGGGATGGCAAGAACTTTATCCTTAGACCTTTATGGACAATACATTGAAATGGAACGTAACAATGGTAAATGGAGATTTACTTCACCAACTCATGTTGTTCATGCTTTCTATGAAGCTCTTAAAGAACTAAAAGAAGAAGGTGGCGTACAAGCTCGTCATCAACGTTATGAGAATAATCAAAAGCATCTTGCTAGGGGAATGGAAGAACTTGGATTTAAAGTTTTGATCGATGAAAAATTCCAATCACCAATCATTACATCTTTCATTTATCCAACCGAAGATTTTGATTTTCGTGCATTCTATCAACAATTAAAATCAGATGGCTTTGTGATTTATCCGGGAAAAATATCACAAGTTCCTACATTTAGAATTGGTAATATCGGTGAAGTTTATGATGAGGACATCACCAAGTTGCTTCTTGCAATTAAAGAAATTACTGAATAA
- the phnX gene encoding phosphonoacetaldehyde hydrolase: MIEAVIFDWAGTTVDYGSLAPVIAFKNAFKNAGISLTDDEIRRDMGMAKWDHIGKILELEDVKQQWKKMYSKLPMDDDRKKIYEDFQQSLLHYLREDTDLKAGVLKTFNYLKEYGIKVATTTGYTAEMMKIVQEKAADRGYTPELVVTSEDVDGVGRPSPAMIQFIMKKFNISDPKKIIKVGDTLVDIKEGQNAGVKTVGIVEGSSLMGLTQVEFDELNNEEQIAKRNEVKRKFESVNADFVIDSILDLVQIVEYLNESMDKKW, translated from the coding sequence ATGATTGAAGCAGTTATATTTGATTGGGCAGGAACGACCGTTGATTATGGTAGTTTGGCACCTGTCATTGCCTTTAAAAATGCCTTTAAGAATGCTGGTATTTCATTGACAGACGATGAAATCCGTCGTGATATGGGGATGGCTAAATGGGATCATATCGGCAAGATATTGGAACTAGAAGATGTCAAACAACAATGGAAAAAAATGTATTCTAAATTGCCAATGGATGATGATCGTAAGAAAATTTACGAAGATTTTCAACAATCGTTGTTACATTATTTGAGAGAAGATACTGACTTAAAAGCTGGTGTTTTGAAAACTTTCAATTATTTGAAGGAATATGGAATCAAGGTTGCCACGACAACAGGATATACTGCTGAAATGATGAAAATCGTTCAAGAAAAGGCTGCTGACCGTGGCTATACCCCTGAGTTAGTGGTGACGTCAGAAGATGTTGACGGGGTTGGCAGACCATCACCAGCAATGATCCAATTCATTATGAAAAAGTTCAATATTAGTGATCCTAAAAAAATTATCAAAGTTGGGGATACTTTGGTAGATATTAAAGAAGGTCAAAATGCTGGCGTCAAAACAGTTGGGATAGTTGAAGGAAGCAGTTTGATGGGATTAACGCAGGTTGAATTCGATGAGTTGAACAATGAAGAACAAATCGCTAAACGTAACGAAGTTAAACGTAAATTTGAATCAGTAAATGCTGATTTTGTGATTGATAGCATTTTGGATTTAGTCCAAATTGTAGAATATTTAAATGAATCGATGGATAAAAAATGGTAG
- a CDS encoding PhnE/PtxC family ABC transporter permease — translation MINADEQIIQQPNPPKSPEIKLHENSLSRTMIVVVFASLVIITGYTLMHLDAAGIQLNTAFKELATNLQQMFLQPSAGTDGFTPLLQALAGSVLLSILTTIIGAVFGFFFAVLASKNLTNAYLGAGIRVVMAVVRAIPTIIWALIFSIICGLGTTAAVLGLSFHSVAYLTKAYSESIEGIDKSTIESLKVTGAKFWVVVFQAIWPTIIASFVSWTFIRLEINFANAIAVGAAAGAGGIGYQLFVASGMSFDFHETGLIVYLVIFVTFVLEFIAVKIRQMYLNR, via the coding sequence ATGATTAATGCAGACGAACAAATTATTCAACAACCTAATCCACCCAAGTCTCCTGAGATCAAGTTGCATGAGAATAGTTTATCAAGAACAATGATCGTGGTAGTTTTTGCTAGTTTAGTAATCATTACTGGCTATACATTGATGCATTTAGACGCAGCGGGCATTCAATTGAACACTGCTTTTAAAGAATTAGCTACAAATTTGCAACAAATGTTTTTACAGCCTAGTGCCGGAACTGATGGCTTTACGCCTTTATTGCAAGCTTTGGCTGGCAGTGTTTTACTTTCGATTCTAACAACGATTATTGGTGCAGTTTTTGGATTCTTCTTTGCCGTTCTGGCATCTAAGAATTTAACTAACGCATACTTAGGAGCCGGAATAAGAGTAGTTATGGCGGTTGTGCGAGCAATTCCAACTATCATCTGGGCTTTGATCTTTTCTATTATTTGTGGACTGGGTACTACAGCTGCAGTTTTAGGCTTGAGTTTTCATAGTGTGGCTTATTTAACTAAGGCGTATTCAGAAAGTATTGAAGGAATTGACAAATCGACAATTGAATCATTAAAAGTAACCGGAGCAAAATTTTGGGTCGTTGTCTTCCAAGCAATTTGGCCTACAATTATTGCCTCATTCGTTTCATGGACGTTCATTCGTCTAGAAATCAATTTTGCTAATGCGATTGCTGTTGGTGCTGCCGCCGGTGCCGGTGGAATTGGTTATCAACTGTTTGTCGCTAGTGGGATGAGTTTTGATTTCCACGAAACAGGATTGATCGTTTATCTAGTTATTTTTGTAACGTTTGTACTTGAGTTTATAGCGGTTAAAATTCGTCAGATGTATTTAAACCGTTAA
- a CDS encoding phosphate/phosphonate ABC transporter permease — MQSPTNFLKHKGWHQTAIIAIIGGTYIFASWILSFDNLAGFTAIPRAFAWLGVNFKPTASSTEFLPKIWQKLLQTVLLAISSTVVASAISIFVALLGSKVTGINGTVQTIVRGIASFFRNIPLVAWSMILLFSFKQSDFTGFLALLLLSIGYLIRAFMEIIEDEASETMLALKATGASYFQVIFQAVLPQILPSILSWILYMIENNVRDATLVGILTGTGIGFIFDVYFKSFRYDAAGMTVLAIIIVVIALETISNQIRRVIL; from the coding sequence ATGCAATCTCCTACAAATTTTTTAAAACACAAAGGATGGCATCAGACAGCGATAATCGCAATTATTGGCGGTACTTATATATTCGCTAGTTGGATTTTGAGCTTTGATAATTTAGCTGGTTTTACTGCAATTCCCAGGGCTTTTGCTTGGTTAGGGGTTAATTTCAAACCAACGGCTAGTTCAACAGAATTCCTACCTAAAATATGGCAAAAATTGCTACAAACTGTTCTTTTAGCAATTTCTTCTACGGTAGTGGCATCAGCTATTTCCATCTTCGTGGCTCTATTAGGATCCAAGGTTACTGGAATCAACGGAACGGTTCAGACAATTGTGCGAGGAATCGCATCTTTCTTTAGAAATATTCCGTTAGTAGCTTGGTCTATGATTCTTTTGTTCTCATTTAAGCAGAGTGATTTTACTGGTTTTCTAGCACTTCTATTGCTATCGATTGGTTACTTGATCCGTGCTTTTATGGAAATTATTGAGGACGAAGCTAGTGAAACAATGTTGGCTTTAAAAGCTACTGGTGCAAGCTACTTCCAAGTTATTTTTCAAGCAGTTTTGCCACAAATCTTACCAAGTATTTTAAGTTGGATTCTTTACATGATTGAAAATAATGTACGTGATGCGACTTTGGTTGGTATTTTGACAGGTACAGGAATTGGTTTTATCTTTGATGTTTACTTTAAGAGTTTTCGATACGATGCTGCCGGAATGACTGTTTTAGCAATTATTATTGTTGTTATTGCTTTAGAAACTATTTCCAATCAAATTAGGAGGGTGATTTTATGA
- the phnC gene encoding phosphonate ABC transporter ATP-binding protein: MLEVKNLQKSYEKDKPALTDISFDIKPGTFVAIIGPSGAGKTTILRSLNQLIKDDDGQILLDGKDIRSANKEQLRKFRRQIGMVFQNYNLVERLTVIENVLHGRLGYKSTLAGVFGRYTQEEKEEAMSLLKKVGLENFALKRCSELSGGQKQRVGIARSLIQHPKVILCDEPIASLDPASAQNVMELLKRLTDEYNLICIANLHQINMAKKYADQIIGIRKGHLVFDEDADLLSEDILRTLYDQDITKELE; the protein is encoded by the coding sequence ATGTTAGAGGTTAAGAATTTACAAAAGAGTTACGAGAAAGACAAGCCAGCTTTGACAGACATTTCTTTCGACATTAAACCGGGGACTTTTGTTGCGATTATTGGTCCTTCTGGCGCTGGTAAGACAACAATTTTAAGAAGTTTAAATCAATTGATCAAAGATGATGACGGTCAAATCCTCCTCGATGGCAAGGATATTCGCAGTGCTAACAAAGAGCAACTACGTAAGTTTCGCCGTCAAATCGGGATGGTTTTCCAAAATTATAATTTGGTTGAAAGATTGACAGTTATTGAAAATGTTTTACATGGTCGATTAGGTTATAAGTCAACTTTGGCGGGTGTTTTTGGTAGATATACTCAAGAGGAAAAAGAAGAAGCAATGTCTCTTTTGAAAAAAGTTGGTTTAGAGAATTTTGCTTTAAAGAGATGTTCCGAATTGAGTGGTGGTCAAAAACAACGTGTTGGGATTGCCAGATCATTGATTCAACATCCAAAGGTTATTCTCTGTGATGAACCGATTGCTTCTCTGGATCCGGCCTCTGCACAAAATGTCATGGAATTACTTAAGAGATTGACTGATGAGTACAACTTAATTTGTATAGCTAATTTGCATCAAATCAATATGGCAAAAAAATATGCTGATCAAATTATTGGCATTAGAAAAGGACATTTAGTTTTTGATGAAGATGCTGATTTATTGTCAGAAGATATTTTGAGGACTCTTTATGATCAAGATATTACAAAGGAGCTTGAATAA
- a CDS encoding phosphate/phosphite/phosphonate ABC transporter substrate-binding protein has translation MKKGRLLTAVLGVFLLLAGVLTGCSSNSSASQKAGSKDNKEITMVFYPNESAKNFTASRKALQEELHKATGKKINIQTTTDYNVAIAAIASGKAQLAFMGADGYIQAHAQNKKVVPLLLQSGPDGTTKGASYRSYLMVQKDKADQYKKDGKYNIDKIKGEKISFVSASSTSGFAVPTDEIAKHFKLKNKDELSEGGKFFSKVLYGTTHPGSAINLLKGDADVAAFDDGDLTPFLKVTEGSYDKVGSTFTVRDDADAPFAEFKGKQLVNLSVLPVQNGPFVVNSGALSKKDIDAITKRFTTKEFTETKGLFSDGKGKTPTLWQKKSDKTILLKVDDDWYKPTHELVGK, from the coding sequence ATGAAAAAAGGGCGATTATTAACCGCTGTTTTAGGGGTATTTTTACTACTCGCAGGGGTATTAACTGGATGTTCATCTAACAGTTCAGCATCACAAAAAGCTGGTAGTAAGGATAATAAGGAGATCACAATGGTCTTCTATCCAAATGAATCAGCTAAGAACTTCACTGCTTCACGTAAAGCTTTACAAGAAGAATTACACAAGGCTACAGGTAAGAAGATCAATATTCAAACAACAACTGATTACAACGTGGCGATTGCTGCTATCGCTTCAGGTAAAGCACAATTAGCATTCATGGGTGCCGATGGTTATATTCAAGCACATGCACAAAACAAAAAAGTTGTTCCTTTGCTTCTACAATCAGGTCCAGATGGAACTACAAAGGGTGCAAGTTATCGTTCATATCTAATGGTTCAAAAAGATAAGGCCGATCAATACAAAAAAGATGGCAAGTACAATATCGACAAGATCAAGGGTGAAAAGATTTCATTCGTTTCAGCTAGTTCAACATCAGGTTTTGCCGTACCAACAGACGAAATTGCTAAGCATTTCAAACTAAAGAACAAAGATGAACTATCAGAAGGTGGCAAGTTCTTCAGTAAAGTATTGTATGGAACAACTCACCCAGGTTCAGCTATTAACTTATTAAAGGGTGACGCTGACGTTGCTGCATTTGATGATGGTGATTTGACACCATTCTTGAAAGTTACAGAAGGTAGTTACGATAAGGTTGGTTCAACATTTACAGTTCGTGATGATGCCGATGCACCATTTGCTGAATTCAAAGGTAAGCAATTAGTTAACCTATCAGTATTACCAGTTCAAAATGGACCTTTCGTAGTAAACTCAGGTGCATTAAGCAAGAAAGATATTGATGCAATTACAAAACGTTTCACAACTAAAGAATTTACAGAAACAAAGGGTCTATTCTCAGATGGTAAGGGTAAGACACCAACACTATGGCAAAAGAAGAGTGACAAGACAATTCTTCTAAAAGTTGATGATGACTGGTACAAACCTACACATGAACTAGTTGGTAAATAA
- a CDS encoding aldo/keto reductase has translation MATNIPYIELSNGVMIPQVGLGVFRMSDDEVLNSVKWAIQSGYRHIDTASFYDNETAVGKAIKESGIDRKYLFITTKIWNDVRGYDATIAQFNNSLQKLGLDYLDLYLIHWPAEGFEENWRAMEDLYKQGKVRAIGVSNFKAHHIEQLMEKATIAPMVDQIETHPYLQETDLHEYLQEKHIAHESWSPLGGGLNKVIDDPVIKEIAENHHKTPAQIVLRWHIQRGEIIIPKSTHESRIKENIDLFDYHFDLTPEEMEQIKKLDSDKRVGADPDDKEFLANSITYSTQNH, from the coding sequence ATGGCGACAAATATTCCTTATATTGAATTAAGCAATGGTGTAATGATTCCCCAAGTAGGTCTAGGCGTATTTAGAATGTCAGACGATGAAGTGCTAAATAGTGTCAAATGGGCTATCCAAAGTGGTTACCGTCACATCGATACAGCTAGTTTTTACGATAATGAAACGGCTGTTGGCAAAGCTATCAAAGAAAGTGGCATTGATAGAAAGTACTTATTCATTACCACTAAGATTTGGAACGACGTTCGAGGATATGATGCAACAATTGCTCAATTTAACAATTCTTTACAAAAATTGGGCTTAGATTATTTGGATCTTTATTTGATTCATTGGCCAGCTGAAGGCTTTGAAGAAAACTGGCGTGCGATGGAAGATCTTTATAAACAAGGTAAAGTTAGAGCTATCGGGGTTTCTAACTTCAAAGCTCATCACATTGAACAATTAATGGAAAAGGCTACGATTGCTCCTATGGTCGACCAAATTGAAACGCACCCTTATTTACAAGAGACTGATCTCCACGAGTACTTACAAGAAAAACACATTGCTCATGAATCATGGAGTCCATTAGGTGGTGGCTTAAATAAAGTCATTGATGATCCAGTAATTAAAGAAATAGCTGAAAATCATCACAAAACACCTGCCCAAATTGTCCTACGCTGGCATATTCAACGTGGTGAAATAATCATTCCTAAATCAACTCACGAAAGTCGTATCAAAGAAAATATCGATCTTTTCGACTATCACTTTGACTTAACACCTGAAGAAATGGAACAAATCAAGAAATTAGACAGTGATAAACGTGTTGGAGCAGATCCTGATGACAAAGAATTTTTGGCCAACTCAATCACTTATTCAACTCAAAATCACTAA
- a CDS encoding aspartate kinase, with the protein MKVAKFGGSSVADAGQFKKVKQIIEADSDRQIVVVSAAGKSVSEKIKVTDLLIKMEQAINEGNDFSKLFSKISSRILKIRDDLNLNLDIEADLNEIAKHLNGCSHDYLISRGEFLTGKMMAEFLGYYFVDAKDILIFDGDNLNYELSRQKLLVILQNHQNILVPGFYGSNEDGSVHLMPRGGSDITGAILANLADAKLYENWTDVSGILMADPRIVDHSKKIDVLTYEELQELSYMGVGVFQEEAVRPVRQKNIPTEILNTNCPSAGGTLVVAKEKHLNNNIVTGIAGKKDYIVITIKKYRLSKHLEVLQKVLAVFQKQHISIDSTPSGNDGFSFLCQRGDIGNKLKLIIQELKANCGVDAVNVRENIALVAAVSLKLSSRPAIAGRILNYLDESLIKVKFVFQDGSDIKVVFGVNNEDYEKTIEKIYHESINSITQKISA; encoded by the coding sequence ATGAAAGTTGCAAAATTTGGAGGAAGTTCAGTAGCTGATGCTGGACAATTTAAAAAGGTCAAACAAATCATTGAAGCAGATTCTGATAGACAAATAGTTGTTGTCAGTGCTGCTGGTAAGAGTGTTAGTGAAAAAATCAAGGTTACTGATCTTTTGATAAAAATGGAACAAGCTATTAATGAAGGTAATGACTTTTCTAAGTTATTCTCAAAGATTAGTTCACGGATTTTAAAAATTAGAGATGATTTGAACCTGAATCTCGATATTGAAGCGGATTTAAATGAAATTGCTAAGCATTTAAATGGTTGCTCTCATGATTATTTGATTTCTCGGGGCGAGTTTTTGACAGGTAAGATGATGGCTGAATTCTTAGGTTATTATTTCGTCGATGCCAAAGATATTTTGATTTTTGATGGTGATAATTTAAACTACGAACTATCTCGTCAAAAACTATTAGTAATTTTACAAAATCATCAAAATATTTTAGTTCCTGGTTTTTATGGCAGCAACGAAGATGGTTCAGTTCATCTAATGCCAAGAGGTGGTAGCGACATAACTGGGGCAATTTTGGCTAATTTGGCTGATGCTAAATTGTACGAAAACTGGACTGATGTCTCGGGAATCTTAATGGCAGATCCGCGAATCGTTGATCATTCAAAGAAAATTGACGTTTTAACTTATGAAGAATTACAAGAGTTGTCATATATGGGTGTCGGTGTTTTCCAAGAAGAAGCCGTGCGTCCAGTACGTCAAAAAAATATTCCAACCGAGATTCTCAATACTAATTGTCCTAGTGCTGGTGGAACTTTAGTTGTTGCTAAAGAGAAGCATTTGAACAACAATATCGTAACGGGAATTGCTGGTAAAAAAGATTATATAGTCATTACTATTAAAAAATATCGTTTGAGTAAGCATTTGGAAGTATTGCAAAAGGTATTAGCTGTTTTTCAGAAACAACACATTTCAATTGATTCAACTCCTTCGGGAAATGATGGTTTTAGTTTCTTATGTCAACGTGGAGATATTGGCAATAAATTAAAATTGATCATTCAAGAATTGAAAGCTAATTGTGGCGTTGATGCAGTTAATGTCCGTGAAAATATTGCTTTAGTAGCCGCTGTTTCATTGAAATTAAGTAGTCGTCCAGCCATTGCAGGAAGAATTCTTAATTATTTAGATGAAAGTCTAATTAAAGTGAAATTTGTGTTCCAAGATGGTAGCGATATTAAAGTAGTCTTTGGCGTTAACAATGAAGATTACGAGAAAACAATTGAAAAAATTTATCATGAATCAATTAATTCAATCACACAAAAAATTTCTGCATAG
- a CDS encoding homoserine dehydrogenase — MKIAILGFGTVGKGVYEIVKKANMQTQNLSVSHILIRKNKARTMSEMTDDMSKILNDKDVDVVVEVMGGIEPAHEYILAALNHGKNVITANKAVVAIYLKEFTEAAEKNHVKFYFEASVGGGIPWIQGLEKALRIDNVNSISGIFNGTSNFILDQMSKKGQSFIEVLKEAQKLGYAEADPSADIDGYDIANKLCISADIAYDIDIKNHQKLPIFGIRNITCEDVKYFQKRGLAIKLIGRSHQKDNKFDYVVEPALFLDQTLEANTPDNYNLISLNGETIGKLDFFGQGAGMLPTANAIVQDILDVKERKSHLKRDFDKRMEYCPDLTKGDYLLRTKVDVSDLFKDYQVSKEGSYLAVHQIPVGMMHKLMKLVLQKDKTAFMVSLPDQEVA, encoded by the coding sequence ATGAAAATTGCAATCTTAGGATTTGGTACAGTAGGAAAAGGCGTATATGAAATAGTTAAGAAGGCCAATATGCAAACCCAAAACCTCTCTGTAAGTCACATTTTGATTAGGAAAAATAAAGCTCGGACAATGTCAGAGATGACAGATGACATGTCGAAAATTTTAAATGACAAGGACGTTGATGTTGTTGTCGAAGTAATGGGTGGTATCGAACCAGCTCATGAATATATCTTGGCAGCCTTAAATCATGGTAAGAATGTTATTACAGCTAATAAGGCTGTCGTAGCTATTTATTTGAAAGAATTTACAGAAGCAGCTGAAAAAAATCATGTGAAATTTTACTTTGAAGCTTCTGTCGGTGGTGGTATTCCTTGGATCCAGGGGCTGGAAAAAGCTTTACGCATTGATAACGTTAATTCGATTTCTGGTATCTTCAATGGTACAAGTAATTTTATTTTGGATCAGATGAGTAAAAAAGGGCAATCATTTATTGAAGTATTAAAAGAAGCTCAAAAACTCGGCTATGCTGAAGCTGACCCAAGTGCTGATATTGATGGATATGATATTGCCAACAAGTTGTGTATCAGCGCAGATATTGCTTATGACATTGATATTAAAAATCATCAAAAGCTACCTATTTTTGGAATTAGAAATATTACTTGTGAAGATGTGAAGTATTTCCAAAAACGTGGTCTAGCAATTAAATTGATTGGTCGTTCACATCAAAAAGACAACAAGTTCGATTATGTGGTCGAACCAGCACTATTTTTGGATCAGACTTTGGAAGCTAATACTCCCGATAATTACAATTTGATTTCTTTAAATGGGGAGACAATTGGCAAGCTCGACTTCTTTGGTCAAGGAGCAGGAATGTTACCAACTGCTAATGCAATCGTCCAAGACATTTTGGATGTTAAGGAAAGAAAGAGTCATTTGAAACGTGACTTTGATAAACGAATGGAATATTGTCCAGATTTAACTAAAGGTGATTATCTCTTGCGTACAAAAGTTGATGTCAGTGATTTATTTAAAGACTATCAAGTTTCAAAAGAAGGTTCATATCTAGCTGTTCATCAGATTCCGGTTGGAATGATGCATAAATTAATGAAATTAGTTTTACAAAAGGATAAGACAGCTTTCATGGTCAGCCTTCCAGATCAGGAGGTTGCCTAA
- the thrC gene encoding threonine synthase, with protein MNKNYTSTRDNQVQLPAKAAIKKGFSDDGGLFVYPELSKLNINLEQLVHKNYQEIAKIVLMKLLPDFSETQIEECIQNAYDHSFDTSLITPIKQVNNFNILELFHGPTSAFKDIGLQMLPQLMKQVLTSEQRVMILTATSGDTGKAALEGFKNLEKMGITVFYPHNGVSKIQQLQMQTTTGSNTEITAIRGNFDDAQSNVKKIFNDQNFKQKLGENVSLSSANSINIGRLIPQVVYYFASYIQLVKKDQINLGDQVNFTVPTGNFGDVLAGYYAKQMGLPVKKFIVASNENNVLTKFFQTGVYDRNRPFLKTFAPSMDIQISSNFERLLYYKSGEDTQYVKQLMDQLEDIGKYQVKPEVLAEIQKDFYCGYSTDEEIKQSIEQVYEQDNYLMDPHTAVGYKVMRDYQEKDSKTPMILLSTASPYKFTHVVAEAILKQKIDDDFDAMQAIHEKTNLPIPKNLAEVWNLPVLHDDVIDKDKMEDYIQQKVEADFYDKN; from the coding sequence ATGAATAAAAATTATACAAGTACACGTGACAATCAGGTGCAACTACCTGCCAAAGCAGCAATTAAGAAAGGATTCTCTGATGACGGTGGGCTTTTTGTCTATCCAGAATTATCAAAATTAAACATCAATTTGGAACAATTGGTACATAAAAATTATCAAGAAATCGCTAAAATTGTTTTGATGAAATTATTGCCAGATTTTTCAGAAACACAAATTGAAGAATGTATCCAAAATGCCTATGATCATAGCTTTGACACCTCACTTATAACTCCTATCAAACAAGTTAACAATTTTAATATTCTAGAACTATTTCACGGACCAACGAGTGCTTTTAAGGATATTGGTCTACAAATGTTGCCACAATTAATGAAACAAGTTCTAACATCAGAACAAAGAGTCATGATTTTAACAGCCACGAGTGGTGATACTGGTAAGGCTGCTCTTGAAGGCTTTAAAAATCTTGAAAAAATGGGTATCACAGTCTTCTATCCACATAACGGTGTCAGCAAGATTCAACAATTACAAATGCAGACGACTACTGGTAGCAACACAGAAATCACTGCTATCAGAGGAAATTTTGACGATGCTCAAAGTAATGTCAAAAAGATTTTCAACGACCAAAATTTCAAGCAAAAACTAGGCGAAAATGTCAGTCTTTCAAGTGCTAATTCTATTAACATCGGACGTCTGATTCCCCAAGTCGTTTATTACTTTGCTTCATATATACAACTAGTAAAAAAAGATCAAATCAACTTAGGAGACCAAGTTAATTTCACTGTTCCAACTGGTAATTTTGGTGATGTCTTAGCTGGTTATTACGCTAAACAAATGGGATTGCCTGTTAAAAAATTCATTGTTGCCAGCAACGAAAACAATGTCCTAACAAAATTTTTCCAAACTGGTGTTTATGACCGCAATCGTCCATTCCTAAAGACTTTCGCACCTAGCATGGATATTCAAATTTCTAGCAATTTTGAAAGACTACTCTATTACAAGTCTGGCGAAGATACGCAATACGTTAAGCAATTAATGGATCAACTGGAAGATATCGGCAAGTATCAAGTTAAACCAGAAGTTTTGGCTGAAATTCAAAAAGATTTTTATTGTGGATATAGCACTGATGAAGAAATCAAACAGTCCATAGAACAAGTTTATGAACAAGATAACTATTTAATGGACCCTCACACTGCAGTCGGATACAAGGTCATGCGTGACTATCAAGAAAAAGACTCTAAAACACCTATGATCCTACTCAGTACAGCTAGTCCTTATAAATTTACGCACGTAGTTGCAGAGGCTATTCTCAAACAAAAAATTGACGATGACTTCGATGCCATGCAAGCTATTCACGAAAAAACTAATCTACCAATTCCTAAAAATCTCGCTGAGGTTTGGAATTTACCAGTTTTGCATGATGATGTGATCGATAAAGATAAAATGGAAGACTACATCCAACAGAAAGTCGAGGCTGATTTTTATGATAAGAATTAA